The following proteins come from a genomic window of Miscanthus floridulus cultivar M001 chromosome 2, ASM1932011v1, whole genome shotgun sequence:
- the LOC136536207 gene encoding glutamine synthetase root isozyme 2-like, protein MALLSDLINLDLSDCTEKIIAEYIWVGGSGMDVRSKARTLSGPVDDPSKLPKWNFDGSSTGQAPGDDSEVILCPRAIFRDPFRKGKNVLVMCDCYEPNGKPIPSNKRHGAATIFSHPDVKAEEPWFGIEQEYTLLQKDTNWPLGWPLGGYPGPQVARHFLHAANLNLLHVTWRAGNLTVIDTLLRQWHDQGELQDF, encoded by the exons ATGGCTCTGCTCTCCGATCTCATCAACCTCGACCTCTCGGACTGCACCGAGAAGATCATCGCCGAGTACATCTG GGTTGGTGGTTCTGGGATGGATGTGAGGAGCAAAGCCAGG ACGCTGTCCGGACCTGTTGATGACCCTAGCAAGCTTCCAAAATGGAATTTCGACGGCTCCAGCACAGGCCAAGCTCCGGGTGACGACAGTGAAGTCATCCTTTG CCCTCGGGCCATCTTCAGAGACCCGTTCAGGAAGGGGAAGAACGTACTG GTTATGTGCGACTGCTACGAGCCAAATGGAAAACCGATTCCGAGCAACAAGCGACACGGGGCGGCGACGATCTTTAGCCACCCTGATGTCAAGGCTGAGGAACCATG GTTTGGGATTGAGCAAGAGTACACCCTTCTTCAGAAGGACACCAACTGGCCTCTTGGTTGGCCGCTGGGCGGCTACCCTGGCCCTCAGGTAGCTAGGCATTTCTTGCACGCTGCA AATCTGAATCTGTTGCATGTTACATGGCGTGCAGGCAATTTAACAGTCATCGACACTTTATTGCGACAGTGGCATGATCAAGGTGAATTACAGGATTTCTGA
- the LOC136519822 gene encoding ubiquitin-conjugating enzyme E2 variant 1D-like, with protein sequence MGSEGSSGPVIVPRNFRLLEELECGEKGIGDGTVSYGMDDADDIYMRSWTGTIIGPPNTVHEGRIYQLKLFCDTDYPDKPPTVRFQTRINMTCVNQETGLVEPSLFPMLGNWEREHTMEDILVSLKRVMSTPQNRRLYQPHEGNEDQRVEQKGLSLRCVIM encoded by the exons ATGGGGTCCGAGGGATCCTCGGGTCCGGTTATCG TTCCCAGAAACTTTAGGCTGCTAGAAGAACTAGAATGTGGTGAGAAGGGCATCGGTGATGGAACTGTGAGCTATGGGATGGATGATGCTGATGACATATATATGCGGTCCTGGACAGGAACTATCATTGGTCCTCCCAAT ACTGTTCACGAGGGACGAATTTATCAATTAAAGCTGTTTTGTGATACGGATTATCCAGATAAACCACCGACTGTTCGATTCCAGACTCGGATCAATATGACATGTGTGAACCAAGAAACTGGATTG GTTGAACCAAGTCTATTTCCTATGCTTGGAAACTGGGAAAGGGAACACACAATGGAGGACATCCTGGTCAGCTTAAAAAGGGTGATGTCAACTCCTCAGAATCGCAGGCTGTACCAACCTCATGAAG GTAATGAAGATCAAAGAGTAGAGCAGAAAGGGCTGTCTCTTAGATGTGTCATCATGTAA
- the LOC136519830 gene encoding uncharacterized protein isoform X2, with amino-acid sequence MGQGPSNYPCSSPLLLADTSTAPFPQPHEPSLSKPLLPPLLPSLSRCPPLQHQYLNWSSETDRGGREDQGDVLDRGFPPTSPSGFSWGSLGYALDVNAERADDVVTHQRLLEEARDSERRPALSVRVVQEFTHLCDMSDDTDHSVHLISRPMHEITFATIDKPKLLSQLTCLLAELGLDIQEAHAFSTIDDYSLDVFVVTGCILRYIVEVLIVVIGCICRHWMAS; translated from the exons ATGGGCCAAGGGCCATCCAACTACCCCTGTTCGAGCCCCCTCCTTCTGGCCGACACCAGCACCGCCCCCTTTCCCCAACCTCACGAGCCCTCTCTCAGCAAGCCCCTCCTCCCTCCACTTCTCCCTTCCCTTTCTAGATGCCCTCCATTGCAGCATCAATATTTGAATTGGAGCAGCGAAACGGATCGAGGAGGAAGAGAGGATCAAGGAGATGTGTTAGATCGGGGTTTTCCCCCAACCTCCCCCAGCGGATTTTCATGGGGAAGCCTTGG GTACGCGCTGGATGTGAACGCGGAGAGGGCGGACGACGTGGTCACCCACCAGCGGCTGCTCGAGGAGGCGCGCGATTCGGAACGCCGGCCCGCCTTGTCCGTGCGCGTCGTGCAG GAGTTCACACACCTTTGCGACATGAGTGATGATACTGATCACAGTGTACATCTCATTTCCAG GCCAATGCATGAGATAACTTTTGCAACTATTGATAAGCCAAAGCTCCTTAGTCAG CTGACCTGTTTGCTTGCCGAGCTCGGTCTTGACATCCAAGAAGCACATGCATTTTCAACAATTGATGACTACTCATTGGATGTATTTGTCGTCACTGGATGCATCTTGAGGTACATAGTTGAGGTACTCATTGTCGTCATTGGATGTATTTGTCGTCACTGGATGGCATCTTGA
- the LOC136519830 gene encoding uncharacterized protein isoform X1: MGQGPSNYPCSSPLLLADTSTAPFPQPHEPSLSKPLLPPLLPSLSRCPPLQHQYLNWSSETDRGGREDQGDVLDRGFPPTSPSGFSWGSLGYALDVNAERADDVVTHQRLLEEARDSERRPALSVRVVQVRNPEFTHLCDMSDDTDHSVHLISRPMHEITFATIDKPKLLSQLTCLLAELGLDIQEAHAFSTIDDYSLDVFVVTGCILRYIVEVLIVVIGCICRHWMAS; encoded by the exons ATGGGCCAAGGGCCATCCAACTACCCCTGTTCGAGCCCCCTCCTTCTGGCCGACACCAGCACCGCCCCCTTTCCCCAACCTCACGAGCCCTCTCTCAGCAAGCCCCTCCTCCCTCCACTTCTCCCTTCCCTTTCTAGATGCCCTCCATTGCAGCATCAATATTTGAATTGGAGCAGCGAAACGGATCGAGGAGGAAGAGAGGATCAAGGAGATGTGTTAGATCGGGGTTTTCCCCCAACCTCCCCCAGCGGATTTTCATGGGGAAGCCTTGG GTACGCGCTGGATGTGAACGCGGAGAGGGCGGACGACGTGGTCACCCACCAGCGGCTGCTCGAGGAGGCGCGCGATTCGGAACGCCGGCCCGCCTTGTCCGTGCGCGTCGTGCAGGTCAGAAATCCA GAGTTCACACACCTTTGCGACATGAGTGATGATACTGATCACAGTGTACATCTCATTTCCAG GCCAATGCATGAGATAACTTTTGCAACTATTGATAAGCCAAAGCTCCTTAGTCAG CTGACCTGTTTGCTTGCCGAGCTCGGTCTTGACATCCAAGAAGCACATGCATTTTCAACAATTGATGACTACTCATTGGATGTATTTGTCGTCACTGGATGCATCTTGAGGTACATAGTTGAGGTACTCATTGTCGTCATTGGATGTATTTGTCGTCACTGGATGGCATCTTGA
- the LOC136519830 gene encoding serine/threonine-protein kinase STY46-like isoform X3: MPSIAASIFELEQRNGSRRKRGSRRCVRSGFSPNLPQRIFMGKPWVVMLRITPRAVVSFCGRYALDVNAERADDVVTHQRLLEEARDSERRPALSVRVVQVRNPEFTHLCDMSDDTDHSVHLISRPMHEITFATIDKPKLLSQLTCLLAELGLDIQEAHAFSTIDDYSLDVFVVTGCILRYIVEVLIVVIGCICRHWMAS; encoded by the exons ATGCCCTCCATTGCAGCATCAATATTTGAATTGGAGCAGCGAAACGGATCGAGGAGGAAGAGAGGATCAAGGAGATGTGTTAGATCGGGGTTTTCCCCCAACCTCCCCCAGCGGATTTTCATGGGGAAGCCTTGG GTGGTAATGCTTCGGATCACGCCTAGAGCAGTTGTCTCCTTCTGTGGGAG GTACGCGCTGGATGTGAACGCGGAGAGGGCGGACGACGTGGTCACCCACCAGCGGCTGCTCGAGGAGGCGCGCGATTCGGAACGCCGGCCCGCCTTGTCCGTGCGCGTCGTGCAGGTCAGAAATCCA GAGTTCACACACCTTTGCGACATGAGTGATGATACTGATCACAGTGTACATCTCATTTCCAG GCCAATGCATGAGATAACTTTTGCAACTATTGATAAGCCAAAGCTCCTTAGTCAG CTGACCTGTTTGCTTGCCGAGCTCGGTCTTGACATCCAAGAAGCACATGCATTTTCAACAATTGATGACTACTCATTGGATGTATTTGTCGTCACTGGATGCATCTTGAGGTACATAGTTGAGGTACTCATTGTCGTCATTGGATGTATTTGTCGTCACTGGATGGCATCTTGA
- the LOC136519830 gene encoding serine/threonine-protein kinase STY46-like isoform X4 produces the protein MPSIAASIFELEQRNGSRRKRGSRRCVRSGFSPNLPQRIFMGKPWVVMLRITPRAVVSFCGRYALDVNAERADDVVTHQRLLEEARDSERRPALSVRVVQEFTHLCDMSDDTDHSVHLISRPMHEITFATIDKPKLLSQLTCLLAELGLDIQEAHAFSTIDDYSLDVFVVTGCILRYIVEVLIVVIGCICRHWMAS, from the exons ATGCCCTCCATTGCAGCATCAATATTTGAATTGGAGCAGCGAAACGGATCGAGGAGGAAGAGAGGATCAAGGAGATGTGTTAGATCGGGGTTTTCCCCCAACCTCCCCCAGCGGATTTTCATGGGGAAGCCTTGG GTGGTAATGCTTCGGATCACGCCTAGAGCAGTTGTCTCCTTCTGTGGGAG GTACGCGCTGGATGTGAACGCGGAGAGGGCGGACGACGTGGTCACCCACCAGCGGCTGCTCGAGGAGGCGCGCGATTCGGAACGCCGGCCCGCCTTGTCCGTGCGCGTCGTGCAG GAGTTCACACACCTTTGCGACATGAGTGATGATACTGATCACAGTGTACATCTCATTTCCAG GCCAATGCATGAGATAACTTTTGCAACTATTGATAAGCCAAAGCTCCTTAGTCAG CTGACCTGTTTGCTTGCCGAGCTCGGTCTTGACATCCAAGAAGCACATGCATTTTCAACAATTGATGACTACTCATTGGATGTATTTGTCGTCACTGGATGCATCTTGAGGTACATAGTTGAGGTACTCATTGTCGTCATTGGATGTATTTGTCGTCACTGGATGGCATCTTGA